atttaagattaagtccaagattttattcaattaagtaaACATACATACGTTAGCATAGCATAGCATAGCATAGCAAAGTAGCATACACACGTTATTTCTATCGTCGAGAGTGGGCAAAGACTTTTTTGGTAGTCACAAACATAGCTATGCTTACGATATTGTATGCCTTAAAAttcttgttggtagggctttgtgtaaacccgTTTCGATAGTTACCACctactcatcggatattctaggTTTGagagatgagtgagccagtgtaaaaaacagttattatcAGTAAAtcttatctaataatataattgtgttgCATTACCTGTATGCATGTGGTTTTTGGTAGTGGTAAAATTCATTGAATGTTGACAGGTGCTTACGAGAGAAAATATTGAGGAAATAATAAGATTCGCGTATGATCACGATCTCTTCATATTGGCTGATGAGGTCTACCAAGAGAACATTATTTCTAAGGACTTCCATTCCTTTAAAAAGGTTggtgttttaattatgttaacatgttttttttttaaactctcaATCTGACCAAGCACCaatgattaatttgtatttatatcttGTTCGGTGTTAAAAGACATGCGTGTGATGAATGAAAATCTACTACAAGCAACACCAGACTATTCAATAAGAGAAACccgaaaatataatgtttgtcCTCAGGAAAATAAAGGAATACATTTTGCATTTGTGTGTATGATTTCTTTTCTACCTTCCACTAATAATTGTGTACCTTCCAGGCGATGCACGAAATGGGTGCGCCCTATAGCGGCATGGAGCTAGCAAGCTTCAGCACGAGCTCGAAGGGCTGGGCGGCGGAGTGCGGCCTGCGCGCCGGCTTCGTGGAGCTGCCGCGCCTCGACCCTCGCGTGCGCGCCGCCTTCGAGGCCACGCGCGGCCTGCAGCAGTGCCCCTCCGTACTCGGGCAATGCGCGCTGGACTGCATCGTAAGTTCCGTCAAACTCCGTCACTAAGTTTTCGAATAATTCCGAGACGAAAATCATCGACAACGTCAATATAATGCTGCGTCCAAAACGAAATAAATCAAAGTGAATTTCTTCGGGCCCTATGAGAGTAAGACTTCAGAGGCTATTCGAGTCTCTACAATACTCAAACTGACATATTGACATAACCGTAACCGGATTTAACTTCTCTAACGTCTCCGTAAAGGATATTCAGCGAGTGTAATGTTATCTATCGTGCACAGATGCGGCCGCCGCGGGCGGGCGAGGCGTCGTACCCGCGCTGGTGGAGCGAGCGCGCAGCCGTGCGCCGCGTGCTGGCcgagcgcgccgccgccgccgcgcgggCGCTCAACGCCATCCCGGGGTACTCCTGCAACCCTATCGATGTGAGACAACACTTTAGATCTTTGAGCAGCAGTGGGACTGCGGGACACTTGTAGATCGTTGTCCACATTAAGTCCATCGTTCGTGGTCTCCGTATACTACTAGCCAGGAATATGTGATCATCAACGCCCGCTGAAACGTTTCGTGATTTGTATCTCTTAGGGCGCAGTGTTCGCGTTCCCGCGCGTGGAGCTGCCGGCGCGCGCGCAGGTCGCCGCGGCCGAGCTGAACGTGTCTGCGGACGAGTTCTACTGCTTGCGTTTGCTGGAGGAGACAGGTGCGGGCGCCGTTTCAGTGACATTTAcactgaaatgtatttaaataaaattaacttgcgaactaaaatttaattaagattcgGAATTACTAATACTGTAAATGTCCCTCGTTTGAAAAAttcgtatatgtatgtatatttatatatataatttattatttaatattaattatatacacaaaaatattttggtttgaatttaattttttgaaaaatatttcaggTATTTGCGTAGTACCGGGTTCAGGGTTCGGTCAGCTACCGGGCACTTTTCACTTTCGGACCACCATCCTGCACCAACAGGAGGAGTTCCAGTACATGATGGAGTCCTTCCGACGATTTCACATCGACTTCCTCCCTAAATACTCATAACACATAAAGGCGATCACAGATATTGctgtaagattattttataatgtgttGATATATAAAACTGATGGCCGAGAGatgggagccgagatggcccagtggttagaacacgtgcatcttaaccgatgatttcgagttcaaacccaggcaagcaccactgaattttcatgtgcttaatttgtttttataattcatctcgtgcttggcggtgaaggaaaacatcgtgaggaaacctgcctttgtctaatttcaacgaaatgccacatgcgtattccatcaacccgcattggagcagcgtggtggataatcctccaaaccttctcctcaaagggagaggaggccttagcccagcagtgggaaatttacaggctgctaatgctttatgatatataaatccAAATGTCTcgtaaaaataagattattattagtttagtcGTTAAGTGTTAAGTGGCATCTTTAATGTCatgataaagtatttaattaaatgttaaggtACTACACCATTTAGTGAAGTACTACATCTTCGACGAATATTCTGACATTCCTGACTTCTCCAGAGTATGcgcattattttttctaatgttaATCATGTATctgttaagtatttataataaatatttttataatcgtaaatgttttgttttaatttcatgtttttttgttttgatttaaacgTCGATTACAACATGTCAGCAAGTACCCAGGGGGTGGAAATTTTGTTAATGAGTGATTTATAACCATgaataccttttattttatactaataattgtGTGCACCTCACGGAAGGAAACGTTAATTGTGCAGGTGTTTGGACTCGCGATCATCTGCTCAGATCAACGTGTTCTATCAGGAAGCAGATATACTCGCACACAGCTTAAACATATTGTATTTCGCGTCGGTTacttgtttttcttaaataaaaaggttttgaaaaaaaatatattatctgctCGCTTccataagataaatattacaattcggAGCTGATACCTCTCCAAAAAAAGGCCACAAATAACAATTCATTTCCATAACTGTCAAtgctaatatttgttttaaagccttaattatacactaataaaaatttaaaatactgtaaagatcatgatcgcgtggaatacaagaatgctagcagcgtTTCCCCGCCAATCGCAATCCTCTGGGTAAAAATTGAAACAGCGCGCCTATCTCAGTGAAGCCAATAACGTGTGAATGGTGAATAAGGGATACTTTAAGTAAAGGTTTTTGCACTCCAACTCCAAAGTCCAGGTATTTAAGAGACGGATAATTTGGATtatttggatcgtttgtttGCTAAAGCGACGATTTTCCGCGGCGGTTCCAGCTCTAAACGCTGTTTCCCTGTTTTACGTGTCTACATacgtatatttatgaatatagacTGTAGTAATCAATGGTATAAACTTGTCTTTTAAagctattttacattttattttagcaGTTTACAAGGTGATTGGtgatttactataaatatgtaaGGAGAATACTCTGTACATGattctcattcgaattatataataaaaataggtacttaatttttgaccaaattttaattaaataaatggacACCTTGCCAGCGGCGCGTGCGGCGGGGTGTTGTACTGTGCCGCTTGCCACCCGCAACCCCCGCCCCGTGGTCCGTGGCTAATTAGGTCAGTAGGGCGAGCGCCACCGTAACGTTTTTATGTCCGTCTACCtacataatttgttattaaatataacgtcCTAAGTAAAGCCTCtctttcaaaatattgttttcatatcAATTTCTTGCTGTGTTTTTTTcagtaaaattcaaattcaatcagAGCTAGTGGTCACACTTGGCGActtaagtaaataatgtaaGACTCGTGAGGCGTGTCCTTGTCCTGTTATAAGATTGTATATTAAACGTCGTATCGACAATAAGGGGGTTtactgtaaaataaacttttacaataCTCGCAATATAGAATCGTAATCGCGCTTCGCTTGCGTGGATTCCCACCGGAGCCTGAATGTTTTAGAGCCCGGCTGTTCGTTCATGTCATGAGATACAGcgatttagtttaaatataggTCGTATTTAGGCTACACGTCACGCAGCCGAGGGTGATACAAGTTAATAGCAGTTTTAATTGGATACAGAGTAGAGATACATATGTTTGGATTATGTAAATGTAGTTTCTAGGACTAAAATTAATCCGACAACTTAGGTTTATCACGATGGAAcgcgttatttattatattgatactgTTTTCATACATTTAGCATAAATAGGATATTGATTAATTCCATTGGAtcactcaaaatcaaaatatattatattcgatgAGGCTCCACAGAGATGGGATTGAATTAGGCAAATGTTTAGACGTCTATTGCCACATCGCCTGCCGTCGACCAATCATTTATTGCAATTTAGactgaattaaaa
The DNA window shown above is from Vanessa tameamea isolate UH-Manoa-2023 chromosome 16, ilVanTame1 primary haplotype, whole genome shotgun sequence and carries:
- the LOC113394230 gene encoding alanine aminotransferase 1-like, giving the protein MKLEQCLTEKSVNQKLLNIQYAVRGPVLERAVQIEKELEKGVSKPFKRVVRANLGDAHALGQKPFTFIRQVLALVACPELMTWPNIPEDVKERVKEILEDCIKGSAGAYSPSGGLSVVRRRVAQYLHARDGVGAAPEHVYLGAGASDLVKTVLSLFVHDVDGKPPSVMVSIPQYPLFSGTLSELGLRQANYYLDEENNWALKIQELERCWREASVDSHVRVLVVINPGNPTGQVLTRENIEEIIRFAYDHDLFILADEVYQENIISKDFHSFKKAMHEMGAPYSGMELASFSTSSKGWAAECGLRAGFVELPRLDPRVRAAFEATRGLQQCPSVLGQCALDCIMRPPRAGEASYPRWWSERAAVRRVLAERAAAAARALNAIPGYSCNPIDGAVFAFPRVELPARAQVAAAELNVSADEFYCLRLLEETGICVVPGSGFGQLPGTFHFRTTILHQQEEFQYMMESFRRFHIDFLPKYS